From Candidatus Nanohalococcus occultus:
TCGCAAAGGAGGGTTCCGACTGCGTTACGGACACTCCCGTACAAACGGTTTGGCTGCCACATCTTTCCATCCGGCCACAATGGAGATAACTGAGCGTTTCCTGGCTATAGGAACTCAGATGAAAACAGAGTACCCGGGAAAGGCAACTATAGGTACTCCTTGTGATACGATTCATCCTCCTATAGTCAGATTGGACTCCGGAGAAGTCAGAAAAGTCGAGACTAGAGAGGACGCCAAGGAACTTGAAGATGATATTGATCAGATTCTATTCCTCGGAGATATCCTGGTTCCTTACGGAGAGTTCGTGGAAAACGGGAAAAACCTTCTGCCGTCGCCGTATGTAGCCGAATGGTGGGAAAAAGAGCTGGAAAGAACCTTGGAGGAAAAGGAGATGAAGCTTGGAAGAGACTTTTCGAACCGCACTCCGACACCGGAAGAGGCTTTCCGTATATCGGAAGCAGCGGGCGTACCGCTTTACCCTAAATGGACACATCACTGGCGTGAGACAACCCCGGAAAAGTTCAAAGCGCTTTACAAAGCCGTTAGAGCAAGAAAAATAGATGATAACACAAAAGCCAAAGAGTGTCTCGAGGATATACTGGCTCAGCACAGAGTAGAGGACGGAGAGGTCAAAGTCGAGGAAAACGAGCTTAAAGCAATAAACAAGCTTCTCGAACCGGATGAGGACAACTCCGAGAAGGTAGAATCTCTCGAATCGTCAAGTGAAATCCCTGAGGTAATTGAGGAAATCTCAGGTATCGAGGTCAGGCCTCAGGCACCACATTACATCGGCGGACGTATGGGCCGACCGGAAAAAGCAGAGAGACGTACTATCAAAGGTAAACCGCAGCTGCTCTTCCCTTGCGGGAAAAAGGAAGGCGGACGCATGCGTAACCTGACGGCTTCGTACAGCAACAAGGTTCACAGCAAGAAAGGGATTGTAAGACAGTCGATTATCCACAACCGCTGTCCTGAATGCGGAGAGTACTCGTTTTTCTCCTACTGTAGGGACTGTGGGGTTGGAACGGAAAAGATCTGGTTCTGTACCGACTGTAAACACGAACACGACGAGGAGCCGGAAAGATGTGAAAAATGCGGGGAGGAACGTTTCTCTCGCTACAAGAGAGCGAATATCAACGTCCGTGAGATGATGGACGATGCGATGGAGGATCTGGGAATGAGAAATCCTCCAAAGCTTCTGAAATCGGTCAGAGGGATGAGCGCCAAGCACAAGCACGTAGAGCCTATAGAAAAAGGATTGCTGAGAGAAAAACACGACCTGTATGTTAACAAGGACGGTACGGTTCGTTACGACGCATCGGATCTACCTATGTCGCATTTCAAGCCGAGAGAGATCAACGTAAGCGTTGAGAAGCTCAAGGAAATGGGTTATACTCACGATGTTGATGGAAACGAGCTTGAAGACGATGATCAAGTCTTAGCGATGAAGCCTCAGGACATAGTGATTCCTGATGGGGAAAACACGTTGGCCGCATCCGATTACTTCGTCCGCGTCGCTAACTTCATCGATGACCTGCTTGAAGAGTTTTACGGGCTTGATCCTTACTACAACGTAGAGGAAAAAGAAGATCTGGTAGGTTCTCTAATTATCGGGCTGGCGCCTCACACATCCGGAGGAACGGTTGGCCGGATCATCGGTTTCACAAAAGCTAAAGGAATCTATGCTCATCCTTACTGGCATGCGGCGAAAAGACGTAACGCTGACGGGGATGAGGATGCGATCTTGCTTTTGATGGATGGCCTGCTGAACTTTTCACGTCAGTTCCTACCTGATATGACGGGTGCGCGTACCATGGATGCTCCGCTGATTTTGTCTACGGTTTTGAACCCTGATGAGATCGACGATGAGGCCTGGGCTATTGAAACAGTCGATGAGTACCCACTAGAGTTCTACGAGGAAACCAAAGATTACAAGCCGCCATGGGAGCTAGATACCGACATCGAGATCGGAGAAGACATTGTATACGGTAAAGAGCCTTTCAACCATGGCTATACTCACGAGACGACCGATGTTGAAGACGGTCCGAACCAGAGTGAGTACGTAACGCTTGGAGAGATGAGTGAAAAGACGGGCAGCCAGCTAAACCTCGGTAGAAAGCTCAAGGCTGTTGATGAGAACGCAACAGCAGAGCTTCTTTTGAAAAAACACTTCATACCGGATATCAAAGGAAATCTCAGGTCGTTTTCGTCTCAGAAGATGCGGTGTGTTGACTGTAACGAGAAGTTCCGGAGGGTTCCTTTGAGAAGCCAGACGATCGCTCCGACTGGTAAAACTACCGCAGAGTGTCCGGAGTGTGGCGGGAAGGTTTTGCTGACGATTTCGGAGGGTACGATCAAAAAGTACATGCAGCCGAGTGAGGAGATCATCGATGAGTACGAGATCTCGCCGTACGTCCGACAGCAGATCTTGATCCTGAAAAAGACGTTACAGTCGCTTTTCGGCAAAGAGCAGCGTCAAAGCGGTTTGAAACAGTTCACCTAGACAATCGTTAACTTAATTAGCTTTCCAAGGCCGTAAAGACCTATGGAATCCGAAGCCACTATCAAAGAAGTCATGACCGATGGAGTTATCGCGGTCGAAAAGGACAAATCCGTAGTAGATGCGGCCAAGATACTCAGAGAGGAAGGGATCAGAGGTCTTGTAGTAGTAGATCAGGGAGAAGCTGTAGGCGTAATTGTATGTAGAGACTTGGTCTATGAAGTTGTCTCTAAGGGCAAGAATCCGAAGCAGACTTCTGTAGAGGAAGTAATGAGTAAGGATCTGATAGTGGCGGAAGAACAGGAGCTTCTAAACGATGTAGCTATGGCGATGATTAAAAACGATATTTCAAGAGTGCCGGTTGTACGTCAGGACATGCTTGTCGGGATTGTAACTCAGAGCGATATTCTGCGCGCATGGCCAGGATTCGCAGAGATCATGGAGGAAAAAGGCGAGCTTGAACAGGCAGCTACGCCTAGAGAGACAATGACTTCAGGGGTATGTGAGGACTGTGAGAACTACTCTGAGGATGTCAGAGAGGTAAACGGGATGCAGCTCTGTCCGGAGTGCCGGGACTCTCCTGACCAGTAGGGCCAAACTGTTTATACCGGCCGCCGACAATTAGTTTTTATGAAGATAGTCGAGGAAGTAGGTCGGCGCCGCCAAACACTGGTCCTGGATGATCCAGGCCGAGCATATGCGGAGATCAGAGATCTTTTAGAGCGGCGGATGAGCTTCGATGAGGTCAGAGAAGAACAGTACTTCAACGACGTCGATGAAGGAACTATTCGCTCGAAGATAACGACTGTCGAAGGATATGATAAAAGAACAGTAGAGCAGCTCGACATCACGCTTTACATCTCCAAGCAACAACGCGAGCTGGAGATACAGATCAGGGCCAAGATGGTGACAGAATACAATACTAACGGCCCCTGGGGAACTCTCTGGTGGTACGCATACCTAGCGCTTTACGATAAGTTCCTTTACGGTAAGAATCGTCATCACTGGGAAGGTGCGATGGAGGAAAAAGCCGATGAACTACTTCACAGAGTAAGAGAGAACGTGGAGGCGACATAGCGTGGTTGTGTTCGAACACACTGGTCATGTCATTGAAGACAACTTTTTCGTCCATCAGGATGCGGCACGTATCTACAGAGGGCTTAAAGACATGCTGGTCAACGAGTTCGACATTGACCGGATTGAAGAAGGCCACATGGAGTTTAACGTCAGCAAGCCAAAGGATAGAATCCGTATGTATGCCTTCAAGGAAAAATCCATACATACTGTGATTGTTTACAACCTAAGCTTTAAGGCGGCCAGTCCTAAAAGCATTTACAAGCAGGAACGTGAGGAAGGTATACTTAGAGCGCATGTCAAGATAAAGCCGACTATCAAAAGTGTTTACCCTGGTTCGGAGCCTATGAAATGGCTGCCGAAAGCTATTGAAACCGATCCTAATACGCGTATAAGCCAGCCAGGTCTTGCCGCAGAGGAAAGAACTGCGTGGCATAAGTCAAAACTGTATAAGATCTGTGCGGGTCTCTGGCACAAGAAGCTTCACGCAAAGGAGATAGAAGAGTATGAGGAGGAAGCTGAAGAGTCTGCGGTTCGAATGCAGAACCTGCTTCGTGAGAAGTTCGGAGTTGAGGAAACTATTGCTAGAACAGGTGCGAGCCAGTACGAGGCGCCTTGGAAATGAGCGATGACGGTAAGGGGTTTTTCGAAAATTTAATGGATAGTCTGCCAGACAGTGTAAAGTACTGGGTTAGTCTGCCGGATCCCGGAGGAGAGGACAATATCTGGGAGCATTTCCACGTTTTCAACAATGAATGGATCGACGTACAGAACCGTATGGAGTGGTATGAGTCTCCTAACGTCCCTACGATCTACACTGATCACAAGTATATTTTCAAGCAGAATATGGGGATGGGTCGGCCTGAAGAGACGTATTACGAGGAAAACGTCGACAACGGAGGCTTCGCATCTAACATGGAGGTCACGGAAGATCTTCCAAGTGGTATAGGCGGAGGAGAGATGAAGATTTCCGTGGAGATGGGTACAAAGTATCCGCCTTCCGGAGAGAACAATTTCTGTATGGTTTCGTATGTTGTAGACACTCAGATAAAGTATGATGTAACTCAGGGGGTCAAGTTTCTGCCGAGATTTCTTGCGAATCCGTTAAACCGGTTTTTCAAGTGGGCGTTTATGCTTTACATTGCCGAGGATATGGTTGATCGGGACGGCGAGTACGCCGTAGAGCGCACCAGAGAGTACTTCCAGTACCTCCGTAAGTACCATGGCGAGGAACCATCTCAGACCAAGTCCCGTCAGACCGAGTTCACGCCTCTTCCGGAAGAAGGGGTTTTCTTCCAGTGACATATAAGAATGGCTGGTAACTACTGGATGTGCTGTCCGCGGTCAGCAGGCATGACGTTTAAGGGACTCGGATGAGTGCCTGTGTTACGGACAGCCGTTCTACCAGCACATCATGACAGAGTTCTACGTCAAAGTAAATCCTGGCTCCGAAGAGTTCAAGATAGAAAACGGTCTTATGCCGGAAATATATCTCATCTCAGAGCCTGAAAACGGCCGAGCCAACAGCGAACTCACTGAAAAACTAAGTCAGGTCCTGGATTCGCGTGTAGGTATTGTCTCCGGGGCGAAATCCCGGAGAAAGAAACTTGTGACTGATTTAACGGAAAAAGAGCTTGAAAAACGGCTTAGTTCGATTCAATAGCGTCGATCAAAACCGTTGCCGCAATAATCATCCGTGGATCAAGTACGTCGTCGATATCTTCGGAGAGGGTTATCTCGTAAGTATCTCTCAGAGATAGCTTGCCGTTGATCGAACCTAGCTGTCCGTTCTCCGTTCCTATGCGGTAGCTGAAAGGAACGAGCGTGGTTACAAATCTGCGGACGAGCGCAAGCGCAATATTGTCTTCTATAATATCTGCTATGACCTTTCCTTCGGTATCTAAGACCTTCCATTTGTGCTGGAAAAACGATAGCTCTTCTTTAATACCTCCTATCGGCTCGCCGGTTCTTTCGTCTTCTACTGTGTAGGATGCGGCTATATCAAGCATTTTGTCTGTTGTAACCTTTAGAACTGGCTCTCCATCCATATCCTTGAAACGGAAGTCCTCTTTCAGCCTCAGCTTTTTCTGCGCGGAGTCAAGGATCTGCTCTCCGTTCTCATAGACCAGGTACTTGTTTCCTATACTCAAGGCTTTCTGTTTGACTTTGTACTGGTTGGATTCGAACATAGTAACTCGTTGGAGAACCGAAGCTATTAATCGCTCCCCATGGCCATAGAAAACATGGAGTTCCTTAACCCGTTTTTCACCAGCTCCGAGATGATATTCCGGCTGGTAAGATTTGCCACAGCCTTCGCTATAGGGATAATACTGACGCGTCTAACCGCTACCACGCTATCCAAGCGAGTACTGGATCTGAAAAAGTACTCAACACATAGAATCAGCAATATAATACAGCTAATCGGTTTCTCGGTCTCATTGGTTGTAGCACTGGAAGCAGGACAGTTCGGAAATCTTCTGACAGTTGTAGGTACTCTGGCGGCCGCACTTACAGTAGCTATAGGTTTCGGGATGCGAGAAGAGGTCGCAAACTATGTGGCAGGAATCTTCATCCACATGCAAAACCCTTATGTCAAAGGCGATTACATTAAGATCGGAGAAGAACAGGGTAGAGTCAAGGAGATCGGGATGCGAGCTACGGTGCTTAACGAATCGACGAGAAGTGATGTGATCGTTCCTAACTCGAAGATTGATTCGAATCCGGTTAGAAATTACACTAGAGGCACGAAAAACTATGCGTCAATAATCGTGTCTGTTGACAATGAAGATGTACAGCAGGCAGAAGAGATCTTACTTGAATCAGCTTCCAGCATGGAGAAAATACTGGAGAGACCGGAACCAGAGGTCAAGTACCTGGAGATAGAGGAAAAGGTAAAGATAAAGCTTAACTACACAGTTAAAGGCTCTCCGGTCGATACTCGCTCACGGATAATATCCGAGTTCAACAGGAAAGCTGTGGAAGCTGAGATCTACGGAAAAGACGAGGAAGAAAAATAAAGGCTTCCGTCCAACCGTTTTCTTACAGGACACCGCCTCGGTGGCTCAGTCTGGCTAGAGCGGTCCCCTCGTAGCGCCTGCCGATGCGCAGTGCGGCGCGCATTAAGCCATTCGCAGAATGGCGTCCGGCAAACAGTTGGTCGCGAGACAGGGACAGATCTCGGGTTCAAATCCCGATCGGGGCTCTATAATCTAAGTTAACAGTTTAGGGATTTAGATAGCGGCAGAAATTTCTTTTATATGAATAGCTAGTGAAAATTTGTTTTATGGTATCGGTAAGAGCGAAAACTGTAGAAAATATTTTCAGGCCGCCTAGAAGAAGTAAAGTCGGTCTTGTTTATTTTGGGGGTGCCGCCGTATTTCTGAGCATGTACCTCTTTATGGACGATAGTTTATTCGTCCTATCTATGTTTTCTGGTTTTCTTTTGACTGGTGCTGCGGAATTTCTTCCCGAAGAACGAAATGTTTTAGCTGGTGTTCTAAGAATAATGGCGATAACCGTCTATATTGTAGTTCTGGCTCTGACTTTCTTACGGCCTGAAGCGATAATCTGACTTCTAAACTTATTTCCCTCTTGTCTGTATCCTCTGCCTCTTCTGAATGCTTCTACTATCCAGACTTTGTCGTCTTCTACGAAGTATTCGAATCGATGGTCGCCGACTCTTAATCTGTACATCTCTTTGTCTTTTCCTTTCAGTTTCTTAATATCGCATTTCGGTCTGCTTCGATAAGGCTCATCAGCAAGTCTTTTGAGCGAATCTTCACATCTTCCAGTGCCAGAGTCTTCGAGATCATCAAGGTAGGTTCTAACATCTGGATGTAGTCTTACTTCCATTCAAAAATTGCCTCTGAATTTTCTGTATCTCCAGAAAATTCTTTGATTTTCGAACACGGTATTCACTCAAGTGCTTCAAATTCTTCCTTGTCTTCTTCCAGTTTCTGGTAACGGCTCTCGATATACTGGTCTATAAGTTGCTTCACAATGTCATCGTAGCTTTCGCCTTTTTCACCCAGTTTTTTCAACTGGTCGCGGGTGTCCTCATCTACAGATATAGTAGTTGCCATAACAACTATAAGTTCTATAAAAATTATAAGTCTTATGGGCGGGTTCTGAAACCAGCACTACATCTTGGATTCTTAGGTCAGTGACCGATCGGGGCTTGTGTTTTTAATATCTAGAGGTGTTTAACTCCGATATGGACCTAAAGGAAATCGCCCGAAACCTTTTCAGACGTTCTCGGAGGGATCTAGCCCTTTTCTATTTGTTAATTTCTGTTTGGTTTGCGGGTCTTTATTTTGTCATCTATAATCTGTTCCCTATTTTCATGTCTTCAGGCTTTCTCGCAATGGGGATAGCGGAACTGTTCTCCGAGGAAAGAGGCAGTATGAAGGCAGCGTTGAGAGTTGTCGCAATACTGGTTTTCTTGGCTCTATTGGTCCTGACCTTTATTCGTCCAGAGTTTATAATGTGAATTTACAGGGGAGATCGAGCTATACTTCTAGCATGTATTTCCAAAAAATCCTGTGTTCAAACTCCACTCCATGTTTACAGTGTAGATGAGACTTCTTCATAGATCTCATACAGCTCTTGGTTGCTGAGGTCCTCGTTTGTTGATATCCGTCCGTCCTCGCTCAAAACTATTTGCGTGGTTAACGACCGGTAACGGTAGTCTATATACAGCGTAGTGGTTGCGGTGAACTTTTCTTTCGATATCTCTTGGTCTATATCCTCTCCGAACTTGGCCACTTTTCTGACTGCGCCTTCCGAGTCCTCCCACATTCCTCTGGCAGAAATCAGATTCTCTAGCTCCGTTATCTTCTCGAACTCGAAGTGTACTTCGCTGGTTGAAGTCCAGTTTTCCTTCTCCAGCCGTTTTACGAAGGTCTTTGCCAGCTGTTTCGGAGCGAAAACATACAACTCGGTCTGGTTATTGGAAATCCAGCATCTAAACTCTTTGATCTTCTGGTAGCCGCTATCAATCACTCTAGGTCGGCCGTCGTTGACGTAGATAGAGTCTTTTTTCGTCTCAGTGGTGAGCTTTACGTTGAAAACCTTGTTGTCTCTTTTCTCTCCAAGAAAACTCATGAATGTTCTAGGATTTCCTATACGGGTCTTTTCTAGTTTCTTGAATGCGGAGAGGTCGCTTTGACGGTTTAAACGAACTCTATCTGTATCCCGGAGACTGTTTTCAAGCTCCTCTATCTCCAGAATGGTCAGGCTGCATCCCACCGGTACAGGATAGAATGCCTCGTTTTAATTGACTCATTCGCTTCAGGCAACACTTTGCAGTCCGATGAATTGACTAGAGAAAAAGTGCTTGGATCCCGAAGTTGAACAAGGCTCTTTTTTCCTGATAGCTCATCTGATTTGACCTCTACGATTCCTAAAACTTATCAACTAACAATGGTTTTTTCTATTTATGGCGTCTATTGAGGTCCGCAAGCCGGAAAACATGTCGGATGAGGAAGCTCGCAGAGTCGCTGAACGAGCTCTAAAAAATAAAAATATGGTTTCAAGAGCTGTTGAAACTGCTAAAAACTCCGAGCCTCCAAATCCAGGTAACAAGGAAGGCTCTGAACTTTGCCGGGATCTTCTGAACGATTCCAGTTCTATTTCGGAGCTATCGAATGCTCTGGAATCAACTCTGAAAGCCTTAAACCAGCATGCGAATGTGCGCGGCGCTATACATACCTCTAAGAGCGAGCTTGAAGAAAAGATATCTGAGTTAATATCTGTGTGCGAACAGCTTGAGAAGCCGGTAGCGCAGGTAATAGTCTCACAACTTGAAAGACAGGAAGAGCAGATTGAGTCTGAAACGAGTTACGCTGAACACTTCATGGCTGAGAAGAGGGTTGTTCTTCTCGAAAACGTGGTCTATGGTTTGAAAGACCAAAATGTCTCGGAAGCTGAGGAGGTTGTTGCGGAACATAAGGCATGTGTGAGAGAGTTAAATGACTTCAGAGATAAGTTCGTAAACAGCTCCCGTAGAGATAACTATAATATGCAAATACCTATTCATTTTGTATCTGTCACAAGTTCTCTTCTAGACGAGTCCAAGGAATTGGCGAAACAGGGTGATGAAGAACGCGCTAGAGGGGTTATAGGTTCTTCGGAACAGTTTATAGAGGCGATAGAAGGCTTGTTTACGGACAGGAGACTTCAAGAGCAGCTGAGCGACCTCAATAAACTTCGGTCTTCTAACTACAAGTTAGTAAAGAAGTAAAAGCACGAATTCTGTGGTCGAGCGCGGTAGATACAAACCTTTTTCCAACCCATTTACTGATGTGAACAGTTTCCGTAATTCGGTTATTGAAGATGCCCGGGTCTTGACTGCGGATTATTTGCCGAATGAGATGGTTGCCCGGGACTCTGAGCGTCAGGAGATCGCCCGGAACTTACGTCCGATGACAGAAGATCAGCCGCCTATTGACATGCTGATCTACGGTCCGCCGGGAACAGGAAAGACCTCTATGGCGCGTTACGTGGTCGAAGAGCTGAAATCGAAGATGTTTGCGAACTCGGCTTATGTCAACTGTTTTTCCCATAAATCCAAGTTCGAGATTTTCTACGAGATGCTGGATAAGAAGCTGACAGTTCCCAGAGACGGGACCTCAACGGAGAAGGTGATACAGCTGTTCCGGGAAAAGGTCAGAGACTCTCCGACCGTTATAATCGTCGATGAGGCCGATCAGGTTGTAGATGATGAGGTCATGTTCGAGCTAAGTAAGCTCAACAACACAGGTTTGATCATGATTGCTAATGACTCGAATGTATTCGGCCATTTCGATAGCAGGGTTAGAAGCCGGCTTTCCGGTGTCCGGAAGATCCATTTCAGAAGCTACAGCGTCGATCAGATAGTGGAGATCCTGAAAAGACGCAGAGAACACGGTCTAAGGACAGACTCGGTCTCAGATAAACAGCTGAAGGCTATAGCAAAAGCCGCTGATGGAGATGCCAGGGTAGGTCTTAACTCTCTTCGTACTGCGGCCCAGGAATCTGAAAAGCAAGGAAACGAAAATATAACTGATAAAATAATCGAACAGTCTGTTGAAGTTTCGAAAAGCCGTACAAGGATTAGCTCGCTAGAAAGGCTGAACAAGCATCAGAAAACAGTGTATGAAATACTTGAAGAAAACGGCAGAATGAAAATGGGTAACATATATCAGAGCTACTGCGAGCAGATAGATGATAACAAGTCGAAGAGAACTATAAGGCGTTATATGAACAAGATGGAGGCTTACGAGGTTATAGATTCTGAAGGAGCTAAAAAGGCTAAACGTTATGCGTTAGCTGATTAGGATTTTTTCGGACATATCGGACAGCCGAGAGATTGTTTAAAAACCAAGCGGAGGGAATAATCGAATACGAGTCCGAGATGGCTCGGATCACATGACTCGCCGCATGCTACACAATCGGAGGGGAAGGGAAAGATGAATATATTCACGGAAACGGAGAGAAAAGAGATTGAAGATATTCTGCCTGGCATAAGGCTTAAGGCGGATGAGAAACTGCTTTGATCTCTGAGAAGGGTCTTTCAGGCCCTACCGCTTCTATATTTTCCACAACTGTTAACTTCTGTCTTCAGCAAACTAATCTATGCTGGAGAAAGGAGCGGAAACTATAGTCGAACAGTGTCTGAAAATAAAGGAGGGCGAAGACGTTGTCGTTGTAAATGACGGGAACGACCAGGAGTTAATCGATACATTGGTCCAGAAGATATCGGAAGTAACCGACAGCTACGAACTTATCGAGTACGAGGAACCTTCAGAACACGGAGAGGAGCCGCCGGGGAAGATAGCTGAGAAGCTAAAACAGGCAGATGTTTTTCTCGCACCAACAAAGAAATCGATCTCACATACAGATGCCAGACGGAACGCGAATGAAAACGGCGCCCGAGGGGCCAACTCTTCCAGGCATAACCCAAGAGATCTGGAATACGTCTCTTCAGGCCGACTACGGAAGGGTCGAGAGACTGTCCGAGAAGGTTTACTCGCTGCTTGAAGATACCGACACGGTACATATAGAGACTTCAACAGGTACCGATCTGAAGATAGATGTTGATATAGATTACTTCGAGGTTGATACTGGTATGATTCATGAAAGCGGGGAGTTCGGAAACCTGCCGGCCGGAGAAGCAGATGGAGCATCCTTGAATGCCAGAGGCACGCTGGTGATCGATCATTTTCCTATAGTTGATGGAAGTGAGGGTGCGAAGATAAGGATTGAAGACAACGAGGTCGTTGAAATCGAAGGCGGTGAAGAGTTCAGAGAAGCCTTGTTTTCAACAGATGGCGGAAGGAACGTCGCTGAGTTCGGATTCGGAACCAATGAGGAGGCAACCTTGATAGGGAATATTTTACAGGATGAAAAAGTGCTAGGTACGGTTCATATCGCATTTGGAGATAACTCTTCTTACGTCCCGAAAGGCGATGATAACCGGGTTAACTGCCCGCTTCACTGGGATGTTATCTGTGAGAAGCCGACCGTCAGGTTCGACGATCAGCTGATCCTGGACCAGGGAGAGCCAGTCTTCCTCAAGGATTTATAAGAATGCGGTAGAATATCGATATTAGAATGTCTAGTTTAGAGGCTGTCAACAACGTATCTGAATTTTCGTGGACAGCTTTCACTATGCCTAAGCGCTTTTTTACTGGAGCCAAGCTACTGAATATTATCAGATAAGGCTCCAGAACCAACAAACGTTTCCCAAGGTTTTCTCATGGTTCTGGAACAACTCAAAGACGGCGCCCAACGGCAGTTACAGGTCTTCGACGAAGGAACACGTCAGCTAACACTTTTACTCTGCCTTCCGCTTATCGACGGAGTTTTCGCCACCTTGCTTGTAACAGGAGCGGTACAGAACCTCACAGATTATCTGCTGATTGCCCTGACAGTTTTCTCAGGCGCAGGCTCTCTAGCGGTACTTTACTCGTACGCTGAGTCTATAGAAGAGGCCAAATCAATGGTGTTAAAAGCAGCACCGGTCCTAGTTGTCGGAGCCTCATTAATCGGTCTTGTTGCCCCGGTATACGATCAGCTATTTAGCTCACAGACTTTGAGTTATACTGCGGCTTTGGTTCTGATGGTTATAGCTGGAAAACTCGCTGAAATCGATCCTGCCGAGAAAGTATCTACGACAACGGTCCTGGTAACAGGTCTTGTCTTATCTCTCCAAAGTCCTGGTGCTTTGACACTTTCACTTGGATACTTGGCGCCTGCGGCTCTGACAGCGCTTACAGCCACCTTTTTCCTTTATGTGGCTACTTATCTGACGAACATGGATATGGAGCTTGGATACATAAGGAAGGGAAGCGCTCTAGTTGTCATACTGATCGGACTTTCCGTCGCAGGTCTTAGCATACCTTCAGAGCTAGGCTTGGTTGTTTTCGGCGTATCTCTTATGGCTTCGCTGGCTTAAAAGGTCTGGACGGTGAAGTTTGCGTTTGATTCGAGCTTTTTCTCTATTCTAAGCATTATTCGCTGCCGTGTCGGGCTGAGAACCATGAGAAAGCCCACTAGGTCTGTGATAAAACCGGGTGTTAAAAGCGCCAGTCCTCCGAAAACAAGTAAAGCTGCTTCTATCAGATTCCGAGATGCTTCCTTTGCGGTTACTGCGGTTGTCAGTCTCCTGAAAACAGTTCTGCCTTCTCTACGAACAAGCTCTGCTCCTATTAGTCCTGTAAGTAGTATTAAGGCGAGTGTGTAAAGTATTCCGAGGAACTCAGTTGCCTGTAACAGCAGAAAGAAATCAAGGAATGGAAGAGTCAACGCGATTATCAGCAGATAGGCGAACATATTCTACAATGTTGTATCTAGCTTCAAATGGGCTACTGACGAACTCATTAAAGATTTCAGCTAGCAATCTTTTACATGAACAA
This genomic window contains:
- a CDS encoding Cdc6/Cdc18 family protein, whose amino-acid sequence is MNSFRNSVIEDARVLTADYLPNEMVARDSERQEIARNLRPMTEDQPPIDMLIYGPPGTGKTSMARYVVEELKSKMFANSAYVNCFSHKSKFEIFYEMLDKKLTVPRDGTSTEKVIQLFREKVRDSPTVIIVDEADQVVDDEVMFELSKLNNTGLIMIANDSNVFGHFDSRVRSRLSGVRKIHFRSYSVDQIVEILKRRREHGLRTDSVSDKQLKAIAKAADGDARVGLNSLRTAAQESEKQGNENITDKIIEQSVEVSKSRTRISSLERLNKHQKTVYEILEENGRMKMGNIYQSYCEQIDDNKSKRTIRRYMNKMEAYEVIDSEGAKKAKRYALAD
- a CDS encoding DUF5794 domain-containing protein produces the protein MVLEQLKDGAQRQLQVFDEGTRQLTLLLCLPLIDGVFATLLVTGAVQNLTDYLLIALTVFSGAGSLAVLYSYAESIEEAKSMVLKAAPVLVVGASLIGLVAPVYDQLFSSQTLSYTAALVLMVIAGKLAEIDPAEKVSTTTVLVTGLVLSLQSPGALTLSLGYLAPAALTALTATFFLYVATYLTNMDMELGYIRKGSALVVILIGLSVAGLSIPSELGLVVFGVSLMASLA
- a CDS encoding FxsA family protein, producing the protein MFAYLLIIALTLPFLDFFLLLQATEFLGILYTLALILLTGLIGAELVRREGRTVFRRLTTAVTAKEASRNLIEAALLVFGGLALLTPGFITDLVGFLMVLSPTRQRIMLRIEKKLESNANFTVQTF